In Terriglobales bacterium, the genomic stretch AATCTCGGTTCTGATCGATCGATACAGTAGCCGATTGTTGTTGAGGAACCGGGAGGAAGTCGCTATCGGCCTGACACAGGGAAGGCACACTCATATCCACTACTGCCCAAAGCAGTATCAGGAGAGACGCGAACCTGCGCCAACCGACGTTCATGCTCATGTATATGATTACCAGAGTTCGGCTGCTGTCACAATTTATTGTGACAGGTAGGTGGACTGAAGTAATCGGACTGTGTTGCTGACGGGGAAGGATTTCGCCTTAGTTCAGCGCCTTTCAGGCGCGGGGCGGCGCCGTGAAAGAAGAACCTCGCCAGCGAATCACTCTTGGACCAGATCTACAAACATGACCCTGGGTACTTCTTCGAACAGTATCCCTCAAAACTAAGACTCGAGTCAGGACGATGAATCACTATGCCGTTATTAATCATCGTTGCCCAATGATCGTCAGCCTTGCTCGGAACGCGCCGCCCCCCGCTGCGCATGTGATGGTTATCACATCCAGTTTGTGACAATGCTGGTAGAAGTAGTTAATCCGATAGCGCTGTTCCCGGCCATCTCTCTTACGGTGCTTCGTATCGATTGGGCGTGCGAAGACTGAGTCGAAGGACGTTCTTTTGTGAGCCGCAAGTTCGTTATCGTGGCGGTTGGTCTGCTTGTTCTACTGGCACTGCCATTCCTGGCCTGGAATGGCCTCGTGGAGGCGGCCGATGCTTCGTCTTACGATATGCTGCTGAGGCTGAGCCCCCGGCGACAGGGTGCAGCTCAAAAACAGGTTGTATTACTCGCAGTCGATGACAACACTGTCAATCGATACGGTCCCCTTCCTCTCAATCGTGCCGTTCTGGCATCAGCCCTCGATTCGGTAGCCAGTGCGAAACCGAGCGTACTTGTTGTAGATGTTTTGATTTCAGAACATACGCAAGAGAAGGCGGATGCCAGCTTAGCCGATGCATTAGGTCGTTTCCCAAAAGTCGTCCTTGCGTCAGCGTTGGAGCCAGGAAGTGACGCCACAGCATCTCGGTGGATAACACCTCTTCCAGACTTTCAATCTCGCGCGTACGCAATCGGGCACGTGCATATTGAGCCAGATCGGGACGGTGTTGCGCGCTCGTTGTTGCTTACGAAAGCAAATCAAAGAAGTCGCTATTGGGCTCTGGGTTTTGAAGCGTTTCGGGCAGCAATTGGCGCTGAGGGATCGCCGATCGAATATTCCAATCGAGTCGTAGTGGCTAAGCGTAGTGTGCCAGCGTCGCAATCAAGTGGGCGCCTCCTTTGGATTAACTACGGCGGACCAGAAGGAACATTCCAGCGCGTGTCTGTCGCAAGCGTGTTGGAAGGTCGTGTGCCTTTATCTGCCTTTACCGGGAAGGTGGTGATCCTCGGCGTCACTGCCCAGGGAGCTGGAGACCGGATATTCACGCCATTTTCTGCTGGCGTTGGGATGAGTGGTATCGAAATTCACGCCAACATCTTCGCAACGCTTCTGGACGGCGCCTACCTGTCACCGCTCGGGCCCGTTTCGGAACTCATCCTTCTGCTCGCCATAGTTGCAGCAGTTACCGCCGCTGCCTGGTGGCGCAAGGGGCGATCTCTGGCCGCGGTAGCAATCGTGGGGATTGTCGTCATCCCTGTTTTTTCGTATTGGGCGCTACGGGCGGGTCTCATCATTCCGGTGGCATCGTGCTTAGTCACTCACGTCTCTGCTTCGCTGGTTTGTTTCCTTGGACAGACCCGCTTTATTCGCCGTCAACTCGGTGAGGCAGTACAGGGACGGAAAGAATATGCGTTCCGACTCCAGGCCGTAGCCCACGAGATCAAAACTCCGCTCACGGCCATTCACGCTTCCAGTCAACTGATAACCGATTCCGATGTTCCCGAACGGAAGAAAGAAGAGATCGCTCAGCGAATCTTTAAAGAATCCGGAAGGTTGTCGGGAATCGTTACCACCTTTTTAGACGTAGAACGGATTTCGGCCGGGGCTTTGCAGTTACAAAGGCAGCAAGTTGAACTCGCTGCAGTGGTTTCTGAGGCAAGCGAACGCGCTCAGTTATTGGCCTTAAAGAAAGAAATAACGATCAGAAAGGTGCTGGAGACTGTAACGGTCCCGGGTGATTCAGAGTTACTTGAATATGCGATCTATAACCTGATAGCGAACGCAGTGAAGTACAGTCCGAACGGATCGTCTATCACTGTCAGCGTGCGATCCGACCCGAGGTTTGCATCTGTCGCAGTTGCTGATCAAGGCTGTGGGATTGAAGTCGCTGAGCAAAGCCGGATCTTCGAACGGTTTTACCGTGCCAATAAACATCGCGAAGAGCGCGAGTCTGGCACCGGAGTGGGATTGGCACTCGTTAAGGAAATCGTGACGCAACACGGAGGAAGAATTGAGGTGGATAGCCAGCCGGGAAAAGGTTCCCGCTTTTCTCTCTTCCTCCCGAGGGAGTGTGAGCGATGACACCAAGGCTGCCTGTGTTGCTAGTCGATGACGACGAAGGGATTACGTTCTCAATTGCGACATATCTGCAAGCGAAAGGCTACCCAGTCACGGTCACCAACAGTGGAGAGGAAGGATTACGTCTCGCCTCCGAAGAGAAATTTCCTCTCGTCCTGGCTGACATCTACATCGACCGTGTAACGGGACTCGACATTCTGAAGACCGCGAAAGCAGCGTGGTCAGATTGTGCCGTCATCCTGATGACGGCCAAGGGCTCTGTTCGAACTACGGTGGAGGCCGAATCTGGTGGCGCGTTCGACTATCTACCCAAACCGATTGACCTTTCTAACCTCCTGAAGGTGCTCGAAAGAGCAGAAAAGTCACTTCGAAGCGAACGGCCTGTTGCTGAGGCCAGCGCCGAAGGAGAAATGGTCGGCGAGTCTTCGGTCATGGTTGAACTCTACAAGAACATTGCTCGCGCGGCTCGCTCCGACGCCACGGCATTGATCCGCGGCGAAACCGGCAGCGGCAAGGAACTTGTTGCACGGGCCATTCACACCGCTAGTAGTCGATCTCGGCAACCATTCGTGCCCGTCGACTGCGCAGCAATCCCCGAGAATCTCTGGGAAAGCGAACTGTTCGGTTCAACTAAGGGAGCATTCACCAGTGCGGAACGAGACCGGGCCGGAATCATTGAACAAGCTCGTGGAGGCACCATTTTCCTGGATGAGGTCGGCGAGATACCGATTTCATTTCAGGCGAAACTGCTTCGCTTCCTGGAAGCAAAGGAATATCGCCCGGTTGGGGGGACTACAGCCAGGAAGACGACCGTTCGAATCCTCGCTGCTACCCATCGGCCACTAGAAGAAATGGTTGAGCACGGCGAATTTCGTTCTGACTTGTATCACCGACTTAGTGTTCTCAACATTCCAGTTCCTGCATTACGGGATCGAGTACAGGACATTCGGCTGCTAGCATCCCGTTTCCTCGCTGAAGCCACTCAAAAACAAGGCAAGGATGTGTGGCTTGAGCCAGAAGCAATCGGAGCACTTGAGCTTCACGCATGGCCCGGCAATGTCCGTGAATTGAAGAATGCAATCGAACGACTGGTCGCTATGTCTTCCCCCGGTCCGCTCGGAGAGGCGGACGTCCGCCGGGCGTTGATTTCAAAATCGCCAGAGACAGCAAAGACAGCAAATCCGCAGACGCTAGAAGACGCTGAAAAGGAACACGTTCTCGAGGCCTTGCGTCTGAGCGGGGGAAATCGAACGCGGGCCGCAGAGCGCCTCGGCATCCAGCGCAGAACTCTTTACAAGAAGTTGGAACGCTGGGGTCTCGTGCATGAAGGGCACACCGATGTGCCCGAATCGCAGAGATCGGACATTGATGACAAAGACTAGTCACGCATTATCAGCGACTTCCGTTCGCGCGAGGTTGGTTCCTGGATTGCAACCATTGAAAGCGAGGCTAATGTGACTCGAACTCACTTCAAACTCACTGCTCTTTTGGTCCTGCTGATCACGGCCTTGCCCGTTTGGTCGCAGGTAGTGACGCAAGGCCAATTGGAGAAGGTGAAGGGGAAGGTTAGCCTTGTGCGAGGTCAGGCAGCGCCTGTCCTTCTGCACGATAACGACGCCGTCCAATCCGGGGACGAAATCCTCACGGATAAGAAGTCCTCGGCAACATTACGGATTCCTGACGGAAGTACGGTTCGTATCTATCCCAACTCGCACGTTGTTCTTCGCCCGGGCAGTGGCACTTTGAAAGAGTTTCTGAACTTGCTGCTCGGAAACGTGCGGGTGCAGATCGAAAAGCTTAGTGGCAGACCAAACCCTAAGTCGATGACCACGCCAACCGCGATCATCGCTGTCAGGGGAACTATCTTCCATGTTGCCGTTGACCAAAATGGTGATACGCAAGTGGGGGTGGAGAAGGGTCTCGTCGGCGTGGCTAATCTAGCTCATCCCGAGGATGAAGTCATGGTCAAGCCTGGACACATGGTATGGGTACGGCGCGGTCAGCGGCCCACTCAACCGCAGATGATGAACCAGATGAATCCCGGGATGATGGGGTCTGGAATGTCGGGCATGCCAGGGATCGGCATGCCGGGCAATTCAGG encodes the following:
- a CDS encoding CHASE2 domain-containing protein, whose protein sequence is MAVGLLVLLALPFLAWNGLVEAADASSYDMLLRLSPRRQGAAQKQVVLLAVDDNTVNRYGPLPLNRAVLASALDSVASAKPSVLVVDVLISEHTQEKADASLADALGRFPKVVLASALEPGSDATASRWITPLPDFQSRAYAIGHVHIEPDRDGVARSLLLTKANQRSRYWALGFEAFRAAIGAEGSPIEYSNRVVVAKRSVPASQSSGRLLWINYGGPEGTFQRVSVASVLEGRVPLSAFTGKVVILGVTAQGAGDRIFTPFSAGVGMSGIEIHANIFATLLDGAYLSPLGPVSELILLLAIVAAVTAAAWWRKGRSLAAVAIVGIVVIPVFSYWALRAGLIIPVASCLVTHVSASLVCFLGQTRFIRRQLGEAVQGRKEYAFRLQAVAHEIKTPLTAIHASSQLITDSDVPERKKEEIAQRIFKESGRLSGIVTTFLDVERISAGALQLQRQQVELAAVVSEASERAQLLALKKEITIRKVLETVTVPGDSELLEYAIYNLIANAVKYSPNGSSITVSVRSDPRFASVAVADQGCGIEVAEQSRIFERFYRANKHREERESGTGVGLALVKEIVTQHGGRIEVDSQPGKGSRFSLFLPRECER
- a CDS encoding sigma-54 dependent transcriptional regulator translates to MTPRLPVLLVDDDEGITFSIATYLQAKGYPVTVTNSGEEGLRLASEEKFPLVLADIYIDRVTGLDILKTAKAAWSDCAVILMTAKGSVRTTVEAESGGAFDYLPKPIDLSNLLKVLERAEKSLRSERPVAEASAEGEMVGESSVMVELYKNIARAARSDATALIRGETGSGKELVARAIHTASSRSRQPFVPVDCAAIPENLWESELFGSTKGAFTSAERDRAGIIEQARGGTIFLDEVGEIPISFQAKLLRFLEAKEYRPVGGTTARKTTVRILAATHRPLEEMVEHGEFRSDLYHRLSVLNIPVPALRDRVQDIRLLASRFLAEATQKQGKDVWLEPEAIGALELHAWPGNVRELKNAIERLVAMSSPGPLGEADVRRALISKSPETAKTANPQTLEDAEKEHVLEALRLSGGNRTRAAERLGIQRRTLYKKLERWGLVHEGHTDVPESQRSDIDDKD
- a CDS encoding FecR domain-containing protein, whose product is MTRTHFKLTALLVLLITALPVWSQVVTQGQLEKVKGKVSLVRGQAAPVLLHDNDAVQSGDEILTDKKSSATLRIPDGSTVRIYPNSHVVLRPGSGTLKEFLNLLLGNVRVQIEKLSGRPNPKSMTTPTAIIAVRGTIFHVAVDQNGDTQVGVEKGLVGVANLAHPEDEVMVKPGHMVWVRRGQRPTQPQMMNQMNPGMMGSGMSGMPGIGMPGNSGTMGTRSGSTMGGMGPKH